The following coding sequences lie in one Bordetella genomosp. 9 genomic window:
- a CDS encoding DUF2242 domain-containing protein: MAQPHRRLAASGIMFCRPWRACGRPAAPGLACLPDVGEALMARMSFHKRDAQMPSSQRRRESADGRPERRAGPGRLSEGRWLAAVLAVAVLAGCSGSRKPAYPESFKETDTYSRSFPASDAATCEAARRALLSQGYTIDKARTDSVDGQKNFQDEDDKHQVISFHIVCASDGQEAPTTTVFVNAVQDRYTVKKVSSSAGVGLTVLGSVSMPFGSSDDSLAKISSQTIADSAFYAGFFDLLQRYLPKSAEAAREGKTPAQQAKADGRSPAAGAAPEKPGAGPAQSGAAPAAEAATGASPGSSANAGGGANAGSGANPGSGASRGTGAGAAAPAAESTAPAPNAPAAAAPDGGTNNPPAQDSPGAVPVSQ, from the coding sequence ATGGCGCAGCCTCATCGGCGTCTTGCGGCTTCCGGCATAATGTTCTGTCGTCCCTGGCGTGCATGCGGCCGGCCCGCGGCGCCGGGCCTGGCCTGTTTACCTGACGTTGGCGAAGCACTGATGGCACGTATGTCTTTTCACAAACGCGATGCGCAAATGCCGTCGTCGCAGCGGCGGCGCGAATCCGCCGACGGCCGTCCCGAGCGGCGTGCCGGTCCTGGCCGGCTTTCGGAAGGCCGGTGGCTGGCCGCTGTCCTGGCCGTTGCCGTGCTGGCGGGATGCTCGGGTTCGCGCAAGCCCGCCTATCCGGAATCGTTCAAGGAAACGGACACCTATTCCCGCAGCTTTCCGGCATCCGACGCCGCAACGTGCGAAGCGGCGCGGCGCGCGCTGCTGAGCCAGGGCTATACCATCGACAAGGCGCGCACGGATAGCGTCGATGGACAGAAGAACTTCCAGGACGAAGACGACAAGCACCAGGTCATTTCCTTTCACATCGTGTGCGCGTCCGACGGGCAGGAGGCGCCCACCACGACCGTGTTCGTCAATGCGGTGCAGGACCGCTATACGGTGAAGAAGGTCAGCAGTTCGGCTGGCGTGGGTCTGACTGTGCTGGGCTCGGTCTCGATGCCTTTCGGATCCTCGGACGATTCGCTGGCCAAGATCAGCAGCCAGACGATTGCCGACTCGGCGTTCTACGCCGGGTTTTTCGACCTGCTGCAGCGTTACCTGCCCAAGAGCGCGGAGGCGGCGCGCGAGGGCAAGACGCCGGCGCAGCAAGCCAAGGCTGACGGCAGATCACCGGCGGCCGGCGCCGCGCCGGAAAAGCCCGGCGCAGGCCCGGCACAGTCGGGCGCCGCACCGGCAGCGGAGGCGGCGACAGGCGCCAGCCCCGGCAGCAGCGCGAATGCTGGCGGCGGCGCGAATGCCGGCAGTGGGGCGAATCCTGGCAGTGGCGCCAGTCGCGGCACTGGCGCCGGCGCCGCCGCACCCGCTGCCGAGAGCACTGCGCCGGCGCCCAACGCCCCCGCCGCTGCGGCGCCCGATGGCGGAACGAACAATCCCCCGGCGCAAGACAGCCCAGGCGCCGTTCCCGTTTCGCAGTAA
- a CDS encoding VOC family protein, which yields MATQITPFLMFQNGEAEAAMNFYVSLFPDGEVEQIKHYEAGQAGPEGSVMTAVLRIAGQRIVCFNSPVRHDFDFTPAISLFVECASESEFERLAAALSEDGHILMAPDNYGFSRRFTWVNDRYKVSWQLNLP from the coding sequence ATGGCGACCCAGATCACCCCATTTCTGATGTTCCAGAACGGCGAGGCGGAAGCGGCGATGAACTTCTATGTCTCGCTGTTTCCCGATGGCGAGGTCGAGCAGATCAAGCACTACGAAGCCGGACAGGCCGGCCCGGAAGGTTCCGTGATGACCGCGGTGCTGCGCATCGCGGGACAGCGGATCGTCTGCTTCAACAGCCCGGTGCGCCACGACTTCGATTTCACGCCGGCCATTTCGCTTTTCGTGGAGTGCGCGTCGGAAAGCGAATTCGAGCGGCTGGCCGCTGCGCTGAGCGAAGACGGCCACATCCTGATGGCGCCCGACAATTACGGCTTCAGCCGCCGCTTCACCTGGGTGAACGACCGCTACAAGGTGTCGTGGCAGCTGAACCTGCCCTGA